The proteins below come from a single Macrobrachium nipponense isolate FS-2020 chromosome 17, ASM1510439v2, whole genome shotgun sequence genomic window:
- the LOC135195871 gene encoding NBAS subunit of NRZ tethering complex-like, translating to MLRVHQTYIRTETFAGGSSHFLLGVKNGKPGSAKKLLHDYIVTTAKEDLGLPLKILQHSRPDQQAPIISSPEEMMTIALECVYTCEKENQLMRAFAIFECLPVRESGKGTSENLTKLHDLADAMEAHLTAAELLSNYGVCVTPCQLRQLQSDRDKVREILTKLTRAACKKRTKVDLTVIGEKLLYDMLELPAKSLHMCRTSSMF from the exons ATGTTGAG AGTACACCAGACATATATCAGAACAGAAACATTCGCAGGTGGCTCATCCCATTTCTTACTCGGTGTGAAAAATGGAAAACCTGGAAGTGCAAAGAAACTGCTGCATGATTATATTGTAACTACTGCAAAAGAGGATCTTGGCCTTCCTTTGAAGATTTTACAG CATTCACGACCAGATCAACAAGCTCCAATTATATCATCTCCTGAAGAAATGATGACAATTGCATTGGAATGTGTGTATActtgtgaaaaagaaaaccaaCTTATGCGAGCTTTTGCCATTTTTGAATGTCTTCCAGTGAGGGAATCAGG GAAGGGCACATCAGAGAATCTAACCAAGTTACATGATTTAGCAGATGCAATGGAAGCCCACTTAACAGCTGCTGAGCTTCTCAGCAACTATGGAGTCTGTGTCACCCCCTGTCAACTCAGACAATTACAATCTGATAGGGATAAAGTACGAGAAATACTAACAAAGTTAACCAGAGCAGCTTGCAAGAAG AGAACCAAGGTTGACCTGACAGTGATTGGCGAAAAGCTGCTTTATGATATGCTAGAGTTACCAGCAAAAAGTCTTCACATGTGTAGAACCTCTAGTATGTTTTGA